The following coding sequences are from one Streptomyces angustmyceticus window:
- a CDS encoding JmjC domain-containing protein: MEHQLINGIEAALGWKGVDELGKGFVRGSMDHPALVSRILTPNRLLDIAMRRSLSRPQFRCFQKGDEVHPAVYYTDTVSPRGQSISMVNMRSLGRLLGEGATLILDQANVFDPTMEVACRALQWWSHERVQVNAYLTTNDASGFPLHWDDHDVLIIQLAGEKEWEVRGTSRTAPMYRDSDPNNTPPEEIVWAGVMKTGDVMHIPRGHWHQATRNGHGSGNSLHVTFGITQRTGASWMAWLADWSREHEVFRHDLDRVHGTNTKALATAAAQLIGERSPADFLAAYEQATTLPRHVPFLDVLGPLDTVVCTAHFPPQIQENGEAVEVVASGKKLTFTPKAVPALRLLLSGKPVPVEQAAAVFGAEVAEVAEILMEEEICATLTPELSSGYTGLVTNAVS, from the coding sequence GTGGAACACCAGTTGATCAACGGCATCGAGGCCGCACTGGGGTGGAAGGGAGTGGACGAGCTCGGCAAAGGCTTCGTGCGGGGAAGCATGGACCACCCTGCGCTCGTCTCCCGCATCCTGACCCCGAATCGCCTGCTCGACATCGCCATGCGCAGGAGCCTGAGCCGCCCGCAGTTCCGGTGTTTCCAGAAGGGCGACGAAGTCCATCCGGCCGTCTACTACACCGACACGGTCAGCCCCCGAGGCCAGAGCATCTCCATGGTCAACATGCGCAGTCTGGGCAGGCTGCTGGGCGAAGGCGCGACGCTCATCCTCGATCAGGCCAACGTCTTCGACCCGACGATGGAAGTCGCCTGCCGAGCACTCCAGTGGTGGTCACACGAGCGAGTGCAGGTCAACGCATACCTAACGACGAACGACGCCTCGGGCTTCCCACTGCACTGGGACGACCACGACGTGCTGATCATTCAGCTCGCCGGCGAGAAGGAGTGGGAAGTACGCGGTACCTCTCGCACCGCGCCCATGTACCGCGACTCCGACCCGAACAACACCCCGCCCGAAGAGATCGTCTGGGCGGGGGTGATGAAGACCGGCGACGTGATGCACATCCCCCGAGGTCACTGGCACCAGGCGACCCGCAACGGCCACGGATCGGGCAACAGCCTGCACGTAACGTTCGGGATCACCCAGCGCACGGGAGCGAGCTGGATGGCCTGGCTGGCTGACTGGTCCCGCGAACACGAGGTCTTCCGACACGACCTGGACCGGGTGCACGGGACCAACACCAAGGCCCTGGCCACGGCAGCCGCCCAGCTGATCGGCGAGCGATCGCCGGCCGACTTCCTGGCCGCGTACGAGCAGGCGACGACGCTTCCCAGGCACGTTCCGTTCCTCGACGTTCTCGGCCCGCTCGACACCGTGGTGTGCACCGCACACTTCCCGCCGCAGATCCAGGAAAACGGTGAGGCGGTCGAAGTCGTGGCCTCGGGAAAGAAGCTCACCTTCACGCCCAAGGCCGTGCCTGCACTGCGTCTCCTGCTGAGCGGGAAGCCGGTCCCGGTGGAGCAGGCAGCAGCCGTTTTCGGAGCGGAAGTGGCGGAGGTAGCCGAGATCCTGATGGAGGAGGAGATATGCGCGACGCTGACCCCAGAGTTGTCCTCGGGCTACACCGGTCTCGTCACGAACGCCGTCTCCTGA
- a CDS encoding aldo/keto reductase yields MRDADPRVVLGLHRSRHERRLLTGALDLGVTAIDTSTNYLGFRSHEVLARTAGDLLPKFRLSTKVGYFPAPDGAEHSLAPQRLYVAVEQAARDLGREPDVVFLHNPEHSLHEGAAHSRDALAQACAALEEATSNGLCGAWGVASWNPSPLPSLIDTTTPRPSAFMVRAGLLVGIRTLDAADAATAAWGLNGSMVWGMSPFGGSANAPVWDRIGSRVFLRDSTGLSPVQAAFRAAYELPKVGTVAVGTDNPAHLSDLIDALAGKVNERTIEEYRNLLRARLLGQPA; encoded by the coding sequence ATGCGCGACGCTGACCCCAGAGTTGTCCTCGGGCTACACCGGTCTCGTCACGAACGCCGTCTCCTGACCGGAGCACTCGACCTCGGTGTCACCGCCATCGACACCAGCACGAACTACCTCGGCTTCCGCTCCCATGAGGTCCTGGCTCGGACGGCTGGCGATCTGCTGCCGAAGTTCCGGCTGTCCACGAAGGTGGGCTACTTCCCGGCACCGGACGGGGCGGAGCACTCCCTGGCTCCCCAGCGGCTGTACGTGGCCGTGGAGCAGGCAGCTCGGGATCTTGGGCGCGAGCCGGATGTGGTGTTCCTGCACAACCCGGAACACTCGCTTCACGAAGGCGCCGCTCATAGCCGGGATGCCCTGGCCCAGGCATGCGCCGCCCTGGAGGAGGCCACGTCGAACGGGCTGTGCGGCGCCTGGGGCGTCGCGTCCTGGAATCCGTCACCGCTGCCGAGCCTGATCGACACGACCACGCCGAGGCCGTCCGCTTTCATGGTCCGCGCCGGCCTGCTGGTCGGCATCAGGACGCTCGATGCAGCGGATGCCGCCACTGCGGCATGGGGCCTGAACGGCAGCATGGTGTGGGGCATGAGCCCCTTCGGAGGCAGCGCGAACGCCCCAGTGTGGGACCGGATCGGCTCCCGCGTCTTCCTCCGAGACAGCACCGGACTCTCTCCAGTGCAGGCGGCATTCCGGGCTGCCTACGAGCTGCCCAAGGTCGGCACGGTTGCCGTTGGAACCGACAACCCCGCCCACCTGAGTGACCTGATCGACGCTCTGGCAGGCAAGGTCAACGAGCGAACAATCGAGGAGTACCGGAACCTCCTTCGGGCCCGATTGCTCGGTCAGCCCGCCTGA